The Devosia sp. A16 genome includes a window with the following:
- a CDS encoding SDR family NAD(P)-dependent oxidoreductase: MSGRHDGKVALIAGASKGIGAATAELLAGEGAAVVLVARSVEPTEALAEAIRQRGGRALAVQADVADDAAMQQAVAVGLKAFGRLDIAFNNATDGPRPAPLAELDLDGFDRGIRTNVRGTFIGMRHEIPAMLASGGGAIVNMASLAGVIGVSGLGAYVSGKAGIIGLSKVAALDYADRGIRVNVVAPGPILTHHLEAAGPEAQRQAGLSTPMRRIGRAEEVASVVSWLCSDGASFVTGAVLPIDGGQSAGNKIQNLYRQGEPMQADA; the protein is encoded by the coding sequence ATGAGCGGACGACATGACGGCAAGGTGGCGCTGATCGCCGGGGCCAGCAAGGGGATCGGTGCGGCTACAGCGGAACTGCTGGCGGGCGAGGGGGCGGCGGTGGTGCTGGTGGCCCGGTCAGTGGAACCGACCGAGGCGCTGGCCGAGGCCATCCGGCAAAGGGGTGGCCGGGCGCTGGCGGTTCAAGCGGACGTGGCCGACGACGCGGCGATGCAGCAGGCGGTGGCCGTGGGGCTCAAGGCGTTCGGGCGGCTCGACATCGCCTTCAACAATGCCACCGACGGGCCGCGGCCGGCGCCGTTGGCCGAGCTCGATCTCGACGGTTTCGATCGCGGCATCCGCACCAATGTGCGCGGCACGTTTATCGGCATGCGGCACGAAATCCCGGCGATGCTGGCGAGCGGCGGCGGGGCGATCGTCAACATGGCGTCGCTGGCCGGGGTGATCGGCGTCTCGGGGCTCGGCGCCTACGTGTCGGGCAAGGCCGGGATCATCGGGCTGAGCAAGGTTGCGGCGCTCGATTATGCCGATCGCGGCATCCGGGTGAACGTGGTGGCGCCGGGCCCGATCCTCACCCATCATCTCGAAGCGGCCGGACCCGAAGCGCAACGGCAGGCCGGGCTCTCGACGCCGATGCGGCGGATCGGGCGGGCCGAGGAGGTGGCGAGCGTGGTGAGCTGGCTCTGCTCGGACGGCGCGAGCTTCGTCACCGGCGCGGTGTTGCCGATCGATGGCGGGCAGAGCGCCGGCAACAAGATCCAGAACCTCTACCGGCAGGGCGAGCCGATGCAGGCGGACGCCTGA
- a CDS encoding SDR family NAD(P)-dependent oxidoreductase produces MAAQTALITGASSGIGEIYADRLARRGYDLVLVGRNAGKLQELASSLAATHGIKVERIVADLGEAAGLARVERRLEAEPAITLLINSAGLIGGGPLSAGNLEALSSMLNINVVALTRLAAVAAKVFAARGTGAIVNLASAMAFIDTPAAAAYAASKAYVLNLTLSLDLDVKPKGVQVQAVLPGYTRTPMISDGAGLPAEIVMDAEAMVDAALAGFDAGELVTIPSLESAAAYDDWAARRVALRPHLSLSKPASRYLAA; encoded by the coding sequence ATGGCCGCACAAACCGCCCTCATCACCGGCGCCTCCTCGGGCATCGGCGAGATCTACGCCGACCGCCTCGCCCGTCGCGGCTACGACCTGGTGCTGGTCGGCCGCAACGCCGGCAAGCTGCAGGAGCTGGCCAGCAGCCTCGCCGCGACCCACGGCATCAAGGTCGAGCGCATCGTCGCCGATCTCGGCGAGGCGGCGGGGCTCGCGCGGGTCGAGCGCCGCCTCGAGGCCGAGCCGGCCATCACCCTCCTGATCAATTCGGCGGGACTGATCGGCGGCGGTCCGCTCAGCGCCGGCAATCTCGAGGCGCTCAGCAGCATGCTGAACATCAACGTCGTCGCCCTCACCCGCCTCGCTGCGGTCGCCGCCAAGGTCTTCGCCGCCCGCGGCACGGGCGCCATCGTCAACCTTGCCTCGGCCATGGCCTTCATCGACACGCCGGCCGCGGCGGCCTATGCCGCCTCCAAGGCCTATGTGCTGAACCTCACCCTGTCGCTCGATCTCGACGTGAAGCCCAAAGGCGTGCAGGTACAGGCCGTACTCCCCGGCTATACCCGCACCCCGATGATATCAGACGGCGCGGGCCTCCCGGCCGAGATCGTCATGGACGCCGAGGCCATGGTCGACGCGGCGCTCGCCGGCTTCGATGCCGGCGAACTGGTCACCATCCCCTCGCTCGAATCCGCCGCCGCTTATGACGACTGGGCGGCGCGGCGTGTGGCGCTCCGGCCGCATCTGTCGCTGTCGAAACCGGCGTCGCGCTACCTGGCGGCCTGA
- a CDS encoding alpha/beta hydrolase family protein — translation MNKFVSAMLFAALTLPTAVEAAETVVMIEGSQRTIPATITLPDGPGPFPFVVMYHGTGSNRHEAGNGYDLLAPKLAEAGIASARFDFAGNGDSTADYRDYTFSSGIADGEAVIAHMRGLPEIDDARLGLLGWSQGGTIAMLAAAREGDVKSVVTWAGALDMRNAFSELYPEAEKNGFAVMTFDWRPSLNLSLEWFNEARSTDVAAELANYKGAVLAIAGDKDTVVPPETTDAIVAAAGGADKLKSIIRGADHTFNIFSGDMAAFDQLIAETVERFKATL, via the coding sequence CGGCGATGCTGTTCGCCGCCCTGACGCTGCCCACCGCCGTCGAGGCCGCTGAGACGGTGGTGATGATCGAGGGAAGCCAGCGCACCATTCCGGCCACCATCACCTTGCCGGACGGCCCGGGGCCGTTCCCCTTCGTGGTGATGTATCACGGCACCGGATCGAACCGGCACGAAGCCGGCAATGGCTATGACCTGCTGGCGCCCAAGCTGGCGGAGGCCGGCATCGCCAGCGCCCGCTTCGACTTTGCCGGCAACGGCGACAGCACCGCCGACTACAGGGACTATACCTTCTCGAGCGGCATCGCCGACGGCGAGGCCGTCATCGCCCATATGCGCGGGCTGCCCGAGATCGACGATGCGCGCCTGGGCCTGCTAGGCTGGAGCCAGGGCGGCACCATCGCCATGTTGGCCGCTGCCCGCGAAGGCGACGTCAAGAGCGTCGTGACCTGGGCCGGCGCGCTCGACATGCGCAACGCCTTCAGCGAACTCTATCCGGAGGCCGAGAAGAACGGCTTTGCCGTCATGACCTTCGACTGGCGCCCTTCGCTCAACCTCTCGCTCGAATGGTTCAACGAGGCGCGCAGCACCGACGTCGCCGCCGAGCTCGCCAATTACAAGGGCGCCGTGCTGGCGATTGCCGGCGACAAGGATACCGTGGTGCCGCCCGAGACGACCGATGCGATCGTCGCCGCAGCGGGCGGCGCCGACAAGCTCAAAAGCATCATCAGGGGTGCCGACCACACCTTCAATATCTTCTCGGGCGACATGGCCGCCTTCGACCAGCTGATCGCCGAGACGGTCGAGCGGTTCAAGGCAACCCTCTGA
- a CDS encoding DUF167 family protein, with translation MKSAFTLLPDGVRLHLRVTPNAGLDRIDGFETRDDGATVLRVRVSAVPDKGKANAAVIAVLAKALGVPKSTITLVTGDTARLKTLHVSGDPDDLAAALAKLG, from the coding sequence GTGAAGTCCGCCTTCACCCTGCTGCCCGACGGCGTCCGGCTCCACCTCCGCGTCACCCCCAATGCCGGGCTCGACCGCATCGACGGCTTCGAAACACGTGACGACGGCGCCACGGTCCTCCGTGTCCGCGTCAGCGCCGTGCCGGACAAGGGCAAGGCCAATGCCGCGGTGATCGCCGTCCTCGCCAAAGCGCTGGGTGTGCCGAAATCGACGATCACCCTGGTCACCGGCGACACCGCCCGGCTCAAGACCCTGCATGTTTCCGGCGACCCGGATGACCTGGCAGCCGCCCTCGCCAAGCTTGGCTAG
- a CDS encoding YggT family protein, with the protein MTFAILQTLSFILNIVWWIFLIMIIMSWLISFNVINTRNQFVASVWRVLNQITEPILKPIRRVIPPMGGLDLSPLIVFVIIFFLQNLLASWAVGRVI; encoded by the coding sequence ATGACCTTTGCCATTCTGCAGACGCTCAGCTTCATCCTGAACATCGTCTGGTGGATCTTCCTGATCATGATCATCATGAGCTGGCTGATCAGCTTCAACGTGATCAACACCCGCAACCAGTTCGTCGCCTCGGTATGGCGCGTGCTGAACCAGATCACCGAACCGATCCTGAAGCCGATCCGCCGCGTCATCCCGCCGATGGGCGGCCTCGACCTGTCACCGCTGATCGTCTTCGTGATCATCTTCTTCCTGCAGAACCTGCTCGCCTCCTGGGCCGTCGGCCGCGTCATCTGA
- a CDS encoding sodium-translocating pyrophosphatase — MTLLLWAIVVCGLLSIVYGVVTTQGLLRADAGSARMQEISAAVREGASAYLRRQYTTIGIVGVVIFILAFILLGAYAAVGFAIGAILSGAAGFIGMNVSVRANVRVAQAATKSLAGGLDLAFKSGAVTGLLVAGLGLLGVTLYFIILTQMLGLAPTSRTVIDSLVALGFGASLISIFARLGGGIFTKGADVGGDMVGKVEAGIPEDDPRNPATIADNVGDNVGDCAGMAADLFETYVVTAVATMVLAAIVLPDAFKLAGMVLPLAIGGACVVTSIIGTYFVKLGGDNNIMNALYKGLIATGVLSLIVLLPTLMWVFGGLDAQLGVEGGKQFTPWSLFWCGVAGLVITGLIIVITEYYTGTNKRPVNSIAEASVTGHGTNVIQGLAVSLESTALPAIVIIVGIIVTYNLAGLFGIAFAVTTMLALAGMIVALDAFGPVTDNAGGIAEMAGLDKEVRHNTDALDAVGNTTKAVTKGYAIGSAGLGALVLFAAYTQDLQYFSANAPAGSFFAGLGPLTFSLADPYVVVGLLFGGLLPFLFGGMSMTAVGRAAQSVVVEVRRQFKEKPGIMAGTEKPDYGKAVDMLTRAAIKEMIVPSLLPVLSPIIVFVAIYWIGGTAAAFSALGAMLMGVIVTGLFVAISMTAGGGAWDNAKKSFEDGFTDSHGVKHYKGSDAHKASVTGDTVGDPYKDTAGPAVNPMIKITNIVALLLLAVLAHMTGGA; from the coding sequence ATGACTCTATTGCTATGGGCGATCGTCGTCTGCGGTCTGCTCTCCATCGTTTACGGCGTCGTCACGACGCAGGGCCTGCTCAGGGCCGATGCGGGTTCGGCCCGCATGCAGGAGATTTCCGCCGCCGTGCGTGAGGGCGCCTCCGCCTATCTCCGCCGCCAGTACACCACCATCGGCATCGTCGGCGTGGTCATCTTCATCCTCGCCTTCATCCTGCTCGGCGCCTATGCCGCCGTGGGCTTCGCCATCGGCGCCATCCTGTCGGGCGCCGCGGGCTTCATCGGCATGAACGTCTCGGTCCGCGCCAACGTGCGCGTCGCCCAGGCGGCGACCAAGTCGCTGGCCGGCGGCCTCGACCTCGCCTTCAAATCCGGCGCGGTCACCGGCCTCCTAGTCGCGGGCCTCGGCCTCCTCGGCGTCACGCTCTATTTCATCATCCTTACCCAGATGCTCGGCCTCGCGCCGACCAGCCGCACCGTCATCGACTCGCTGGTGGCGCTCGGCTTCGGTGCTTCGCTGATCTCGATCTTCGCCCGTCTGGGCGGCGGCATCTTCACCAAGGGCGCCGACGTCGGCGGCGACATGGTGGGCAAAGTGGAAGCCGGCATCCCCGAGGATGATCCGCGCAACCCGGCCACCATCGCCGACAACGTCGGCGACAATGTCGGCGATTGCGCCGGCATGGCCGCCGACCTGTTCGAGACCTATGTGGTGACCGCGGTCGCCACCATGGTGCTGGCGGCGATCGTCCTGCCCGATGCGTTCAAACTGGCCGGCATGGTGCTGCCGCTGGCCATCGGCGGCGCCTGCGTCGTCACCTCGATCATCGGCACCTATTTCGTCAAGCTGGGTGGCGACAACAACATCATGAATGCCCTCTACAAGGGCCTCATCGCCACGGGCGTTCTGTCGCTGATCGTGCTGCTGCCGACCCTGATGTGGGTGTTCGGCGGGCTCGATGCGCAGCTCGGCGTCGAAGGCGGCAAGCAGTTCACGCCTTGGAGCCTGTTCTGGTGCGGCGTCGCCGGCCTCGTCATCACCGGCCTGATCATCGTCATCACCGAGTATTACACCGGCACCAACAAGCGCCCGGTCAACTCGATCGCCGAGGCATCGGTGACCGGCCACGGCACCAACGTCATCCAGGGCCTCGCGGTCTCCCTGGAATCCACCGCCCTGCCGGCCATCGTCATCATCGTCGGCATCATCGTCACCTATAACCTCGCGGGCCTGTTCGGCATCGCCTTCGCCGTCACCACCATGCTGGCGCTGGCCGGCATGATCGTCGCGCTCGACGCGTTTGGTCCGGTGACGGATAACGCGGGCGGCATTGCCGAGATGGCCGGCCTCGACAAGGAAGTGCGCCACAACACCGACGCGCTCGATGCCGTCGGCAACACCACCAAGGCCGTCACCAAGGGCTATGCCATCGGTTCGGCCGGCCTCGGCGCCCTGGTGCTGTTCGCCGCCTATACCCAGGACCTGCAATACTTCTCCGCCAACGCGCCGGCCGGCTCGTTCTTCGCCGGTCTCGGGCCGCTCACCTTCTCGCTCGCCGACCCCTATGTGGTGGTGGGCCTCTTGTTCGGTGGCCTGTTGCCGTTCCTGTTCGGCGGCATGTCGATGACTGCTGTGGGCCGCGCCGCCCAGTCGGTGGTGGTGGAAGTCCGCCGCCAGTTCAAGGAAAAGCCGGGCATCATGGCCGGCACCGAGAAGCCCGACTACGGCAAGGCGGTGGATATGCTGACCCGCGCCGCAATCAAGGAAATGATCGTCCCCTCGCTGCTGCCGGTGCTGTCACCGATCATCGTGTTCGTCGCCATCTACTGGATCGGCGGCACCGCCGCGGCCTTCTCGGCCCTTGGCGCCATGCTGATGGGTGTGATCGTCACGGGCCTCTTCGTCGCCATCTCGATGACGGCGGGCGGCGGCGCCTGGGACAACGCCAAGAAGAGCTTTGAAGACGGCTTCACCGACAGCCACGGCGTCAAGCACTACAAGGGTTCTGACGCCCACAAGGCCTCGGTCACCGGCGACACCGTCGGCGACCCCTACAAGGACACCGCCGGCCCGGCGGTCAACCCGATGATCAAGATCACCAACATCGTGGCCCTGCTGCTGTTGGCGGTGTTGGCGCACATGACCGGCGGGGCGTAA
- a CDS encoding TetR/AcrR family transcriptional regulator, translating to MKVSREQATKNRAHVVETAGAEFRKHGFDGIGVADLMRAAGLTHGGFYNSFASKDALAAEAVGRVFAETTERLRRHALAAADPYAAMVRFYLSPQHRDAVESGCAIAALSQEAARGSSELRTAFEAGIAAYLELIVELGGVSRSEAMGIYATMVGALSLARTVLDPALSTAILVAAADNLLARKNPQAAPLRS from the coding sequence ATGAAGGTTTCCCGCGAGCAGGCGACGAAGAACCGTGCCCACGTGGTCGAGACCGCCGGCGCCGAGTTCCGGAAGCACGGCTTCGACGGCATCGGCGTTGCCGACCTGATGCGTGCCGCCGGTCTGACCCATGGCGGCTTCTACAACAGCTTTGCTTCGAAGGACGCGCTGGCTGCGGAGGCGGTGGGCCGCGTGTTTGCGGAGACCACCGAGCGTTTGCGCCGTCACGCGCTGGCCGCCGCCGATCCCTACGCCGCCATGGTCCGCTTCTATCTGTCGCCCCAGCATCGGGACGCGGTCGAATCCGGCTGCGCCATTGCAGCCCTGTCGCAGGAGGCGGCGCGCGGCAGCTCGGAGCTCCGCACCGCCTTCGAGGCCGGCATCGCCGCCTACCTCGAGCTGATCGTCGAGCTGGGCGGCGTCTCGCGATCCGAGGCGATGGGAATCTACGCCACCATGGTCGGCGCTCTTTCGCTCGCCCGGACCGTCCTCGACCCGGCATTGAGCACCGCCATCCTTGTCGCCGCAGCAGACAATCTCCTTGCCCGCAAAAATCCTCAGGCCGCTCCCTTGCGCAGTTAA
- a CDS encoding MarR family winged helix-turn-helix transcriptional regulator: MKPPTDELAAETWRLMFDFFISSNPQRSESLQRRGLTPNDSRILNSLDTAGRPIGELARQFNSDPSNTTWVVDRLEKAGLVERRPSPTDRRVKLVALTPLGLETQTALMTEFRVPPPGLAALSPDELETLHRIFSKLSPAPDR; encoded by the coding sequence ATGAAACCGCCCACCGATGAGCTGGCCGCCGAGACCTGGCGGCTGATGTTCGATTTCTTCATCAGCTCCAACCCGCAGCGCTCCGAGAGCCTGCAGCGGCGCGGGCTGACGCCCAACGACTCCCGCATCCTCAACAGCCTCGACACCGCGGGCCGCCCGATCGGCGAGCTGGCGCGGCAGTTCAACAGCGACCCCTCCAACACCACCTGGGTGGTCGACCGACTGGAAAAGGCCGGCCTGGTCGAGCGCCGCCCCTCGCCCACCGACCGGCGGGTGAAGCTCGTGGCGCTCACCCCGCTCGGCCTCGAGACGCAGACGGCGCTGATGACCGAATTCCGCGTCCCGCCACCGGGCCTCGCCGCCCTCAGCCCCGACGAACTCGAAACCCTGCACCGCATCTTCTCAAAGCTCAGCCCAGCACCCGACAGGTGA
- a CDS encoding polysaccharide deacetylase family protein has translation MQAARQVVVHHDDLGASWSANMAFLELCEQGVVTCGSVMVPCPWFPHMAQLARDNPELDIGVHLTLTAEFDRFRWRPITGTTDNGMCDAEGFMPRRVADTRGADVEAVEAELRAQIDAALAAGIDVTHLDAHMGTVWLPEFVEIYERLGADYALPIFLPGRADSWVEPSAALERARARAESRGNPVFSGVISTPFGNLSPTAEDYRGILDWSKPGLTWGAFHFTRPGDIAMISDDAPLRLAEYELFRSGAVEPIYAELGLELVGMRCFREQMRR, from the coding sequence ATGCAGGCGGCGCGACAGGTGGTGGTGCACCACGACGATCTGGGGGCGAGCTGGAGCGCCAATATGGCGTTCCTCGAGCTCTGCGAGCAGGGCGTGGTGACCTGCGGTTCGGTCATGGTGCCGTGTCCGTGGTTTCCGCATATGGCGCAACTGGCCCGCGACAACCCCGAGCTCGACATCGGCGTCCATCTGACGCTGACCGCGGAGTTCGACCGCTTCCGCTGGCGCCCGATCACCGGCACGACCGACAACGGCATGTGCGACGCCGAGGGCTTCATGCCCCGCCGGGTGGCGGATACACGGGGCGCCGATGTCGAGGCGGTGGAGGCCGAACTCAGGGCGCAGATCGATGCGGCGCTCGCCGCCGGCATCGACGTGACACATCTCGACGCGCATATGGGGACGGTGTGGCTGCCCGAATTCGTCGAGATCTACGAGCGGCTCGGGGCCGACTACGCGCTGCCGATCTTCCTGCCGGGGCGCGCCGACAGCTGGGTCGAGCCGTCGGCGGCGCTGGAACGGGCACGGGCACGGGCCGAAAGTCGGGGCAACCCGGTATTTTCAGGCGTGATCTCGACGCCGTTCGGCAATCTCAGCCCGACGGCGGAGGACTATCGCGGCATCCTCGACTGGTCGAAGCCGGGGCTCACCTGGGGCGCCTTCCATTTCACGAGGCCGGGCGACATCGCGATGATCTCCGACGATGCACCGCTGCGGCTCGCCGAGTACGAGCTGTTCCGCTCGGGTGCGGTGGAGCCGATATATGCCGAGCTCGGGTTGGAGCTGGTGGGGATGCGCTGCTTCCGCGAGCAGATGCGGCGCTAG
- a CDS encoding phosphotransferase family protein yields MAPQIGPLLGSGKMAEAFTYGEHVLKLYRDPTSRSVAFGEAAILGIVGEHGLPTPAVHEAGNYAGRWGLVMNRAPGEPLAALASADPAMLPTALAVMVELHRAIHARTEVRLSPLKPRLAERLNRAPVLAAELRETLLARLAALPEGTRLCHGDFHPFNIIGPPGAAMIVDWPDATSGPPAADIARSYLLMRHGAGDALADAYLQRYLAASELTDADVRAWLPVIAAARLAENVPEENDRLLELARG; encoded by the coding sequence ATGGCGCCCCAGATCGGCCCGCTGCTCGGCTCAGGCAAGATGGCCGAAGCCTTCACCTATGGCGAGCATGTCCTGAAGCTCTATCGCGACCCCACCAGCCGCTCGGTTGCCTTCGGCGAAGCCGCCATTCTTGGCATTGTCGGCGAGCACGGGCTGCCGACCCCGGCCGTGCATGAGGCCGGCAACTATGCCGGCCGCTGGGGTCTGGTCATGAACCGGGCTCCTGGCGAGCCGCTGGCCGCCCTGGCCAGCGCCGACCCGGCGATGCTCCCGACGGCGCTCGCGGTGATGGTCGAACTCCACCGCGCCATCCATGCCCGCACCGAAGTCCGGCTGTCGCCGCTGAAACCGCGCCTTGCCGAGCGGCTCAATCGCGCGCCGGTGCTCGCGGCGGAGCTGCGGGAAACCCTGCTTGCCCGCCTCGCTGCATTGCCGGAGGGCACGCGCCTTTGCCATGGCGATTTCCACCCTTTCAACATCATCGGCCCGCCCGGCGCGGCGATGATCGTCGATTGGCCCGACGCCACCTCCGGCCCTCCCGCCGCCGACATCGCCCGCTCCTACCTGTTGATGCGCCACGGCGCCGGCGACGCTCTGGCTGACGCCTATCTCCAGCGCTACCTCGCGGCCAGCGAGCTGACCGACGCTGACGTCCGGGCCTGGCTGCCGGTTATCGCCGCAGCGCGGCTGGCGGAGAACGTGCCGGAGGAGAATGACCGACTACTGGAGTTGGCGCGGGGATAG
- the dinB gene encoding DNA polymerase IV, whose product MEPAATILHADLDAFYASVEQLLNPELRGKPIAVGGGVVLAASYEAKAFGVHGGMSGWAAKELCPELIFTGGHFEEYQRLGDAAIGILDDYTPLVERISIDEAFADVAGCEHLFGSAEAIARTIRARVRAELGLPISIGVARTKHLAKIASQVAKPDGLVVVDPARELEFLHPLPVGLMWGVGPVTESKLEDEGILTIGQLAERRTEWVQRLLGHAAGEKLSALSWNRDPRGIVTNQRARSAGAQSALGRKPFIERIYRPTLHHLADRIASRLRVKSWHGHTITARVRFRDMRAVTRSITIDQPISATVTLAQIAEDLVRVVQADHPDERTITLLAISVAQLERDPLLQLELPLGLADEPRRPGSRRGASRLVADRAMDAVRSRFGREAIGYASATLELDRSVPDAFRGLAEKPL is encoded by the coding sequence ATGGAGCCCGCCGCCACCATCCTCCACGCCGACCTCGACGCCTTCTACGCCTCGGTCGAACAACTGCTGAACCCGGAGCTCCGGGGCAAGCCGATTGCAGTGGGCGGCGGCGTGGTGCTGGCTGCCTCCTACGAAGCCAAGGCCTTCGGCGTGCATGGCGGCATGTCCGGCTGGGCCGCCAAGGAGCTCTGCCCCGAGCTGATCTTTACCGGCGGCCATTTCGAGGAGTATCAGCGGCTGGGCGACGCGGCGATCGGCATCCTCGACGACTACACCCCGCTGGTCGAGCGCATCTCGATCGATGAAGCCTTCGCCGATGTCGCCGGCTGCGAGCATCTGTTCGGCAGTGCGGAGGCCATCGCCCGAACTATTCGGGCGCGCGTCCGCGCCGAACTGGGGCTGCCGATCTCGATCGGCGTGGCGCGCACCAAGCACCTCGCCAAGATCGCCTCGCAGGTGGCAAAACCCGACGGCCTAGTGGTCGTCGACCCGGCGCGTGAGCTCGAATTCCTGCATCCGCTGCCGGTGGGATTGATGTGGGGCGTCGGCCCGGTCACCGAGAGCAAGCTCGAGGACGAGGGCATCCTCACCATCGGCCAGCTGGCCGAACGGCGCACCGAATGGGTGCAGCGCCTCCTCGGCCACGCCGCGGGCGAGAAACTCAGCGCCCTCAGCTGGAACCGCGATCCGCGCGGCATCGTCACCAACCAGCGCGCCCGCTCTGCCGGGGCGCAGTCGGCGCTCGGCAGAAAGCCGTTCATCGAACGCATCTACCGCCCGACCCTGCACCATCTCGCCGATCGCATCGCCTCGCGGCTCAGGGTGAAATCCTGGCACGGCCACACCATTACGGCGCGCGTCCGCTTTCGCGACATGCGCGCCGTCACCCGTTCGATCACCATCGACCAGCCGATCTCCGCCACCGTGACCCTGGCCCAGATCGCCGAGGATCTGGTGCGTGTGGTGCAGGCCGATCACCCCGACGAGCGCACCATCACGCTGCTCGCCATCTCGGTGGCGCAACTCGAGCGCGATCCACTGCTGCAGCTCGAGCTGCCGCTCGGCCTCGCCGACGAACCCCGCCGCCCGGGCAGCCGCCGCGGCGCGTCGCGGCTGGTTGCCGATCGCGCCATGGATGCGGTCCGCAGCCGCTTCGGCCGCGAAGCCATCGGCTATGCCTCGGCGACGCTGGAGCTCGACCGCTCCGTTCCCGACGCCTTCCGCGGGTTGGCGGAAAAGCCGCTGTAG
- a CDS encoding NAD(P)-dependent oxidoreductase, whose product MRIIVIGGSGRTGILIVEQLVAAGHSVVATIRNPRHMAETVKRGAETIVLDLEKSPLAEFTATMQGADAVVFAAGSAAGEGSALDRIGTRRTVHAAENAGVRRYVAISALGASTGLSTRSLDDEMKDYYRQKRAAAKFIHASSLGWTILEPGELTDGGGTGKVLLSLAAINEESVPRADVAAVVVALLEEPRSIGKALQLTRGTHSIAAALKAALG is encoded by the coding sequence ATGCGCATCATCGTCATCGGCGGCAGCGGCCGCACCGGCATCCTGATCGTCGAGCAACTGGTGGCCGCCGGCCATTCCGTCGTCGCCACCATCCGCAACCCCCGGCACATGGCCGAGACGGTGAAGCGCGGCGCCGAGACCATCGTGCTCGATCTGGAGAAATCGCCGCTGGCCGAGTTCACTGCCACCATGCAGGGCGCCGATGCCGTGGTGTTTGCCGCCGGCTCGGCCGCCGGCGAGGGCAGCGCGCTCGACCGCATCGGCACCCGCCGCACCGTGCATGCCGCCGAGAATGCCGGGGTCAGGCGCTATGTCGCGATCTCAGCCCTCGGTGCCAGCACCGGGCTTTCCACCCGCTCGCTGGACGACGAGATGAAGGATTACTACCGGCAGAAGCGCGCCGCGGCGAAGTTCATCCACGCCTCGAGCCTCGGCTGGACCATTCTGGAGCCGGGCGAACTCACCGATGGCGGCGGCACCGGCAAGGTGCTGCTGAGCCTTGCGGCGATCAACGAAGAATCGGTGCCGCGCGCCGACGTTGCGGCCGTCGTCGTGGCGCTGCTCGAGGAGCCGCGCTCCATCGGCAAGGCGTTGCAGCTCACCCGCGGCACGCACAGCATCGCCGCGGCCCTCAAGGCGGCGCTCGGCTGA
- a CDS encoding YciI family protein, with amino-acid sequence MKFVCLVYIDSAAIGSLSEAEGRQLVDDSIAFDWGLRDSGKLILAQPLQDPQAAVTVRQRAGKFSSTDGPFAEAKEHLGGFFLIEAEDINEAIAVTKTSPIMRVASIEVRPALEQVDSVTGRGRPGVV; translated from the coding sequence ATGAAGTTCGTGTGTCTGGTCTATATCGACAGCGCTGCCATCGGCTCGCTCAGCGAGGCCGAAGGTCGACAGCTGGTCGACGATTCGATCGCCTTCGACTGGGGGCTCCGCGACAGCGGCAAGCTGATCCTGGCCCAACCGCTGCAAGACCCGCAGGCGGCGGTGACGGTGCGGCAGCGGGCGGGAAAATTCTCCAGTACCGATGGACCGTTCGCCGAAGCCAAGGAGCACCTGGGTGGGTTCTTCCTGATCGAGGCCGAGGATATCAACGAAGCGATCGCAGTGACGAAAACCAGCCCGATCATGCGGGTGGCGAGCATCGAAGTGCGGCCGGCGCTGGAACAGGTGGATAGCGTGACGGGGCGAGGGCGGCCGGGGGTGGTGTAG
- a CDS encoding GNAT family N-acetyltransferase — translation MALPAGYEVSTDPARIDLDYVHRYLSQESYWAGAIPREVVARSVANALSFGLYAPDGAQVGFARVITDKATFAWLADVFIDPDRQGLGLGKGLMDTVVAHPDLQGLRRFMLATADAHGLYERYGFRTIDNPERLMAKIHPDLYPRS, via the coding sequence ATGGCGCTGCCCGCGGGCTACGAGGTTTCGACCGATCCGGCGCGCATCGACCTGGACTATGTCCACCGCTACCTGAGCCAGGAGAGCTACTGGGCCGGCGCCATCCCGCGTGAGGTCGTCGCCCGCTCGGTGGCCAACGCCCTGAGCTTCGGGCTCTATGCGCCCGATGGCGCGCAGGTCGGCTTTGCGCGCGTCATCACCGACAAGGCGACCTTCGCCTGGCTCGCCGATGTCTTCATCGATCCCGACCGCCAGGGCCTCGGGCTCGGCAAGGGCCTGATGGATACGGTCGTCGCCCACCCGGACCTGCAGGGCCTGCGCCGCTTCATGCTGGCGACCGCCGACGCGCACGGCCTCTATGAGCGCTACGGCTTCAGGACCATCGACAACCCCGAGCGGCTGATGGCCAAAATCCACCCCGATCTCTATCCGCGCTCGTGA